A window of Saccharomyces paradoxus chromosome XIII, complete sequence contains these coding sequences:
- the JLP2 gene encoding Jlp2p (similar to YMR132C) encodes MVYFYESKPTEYSTPYQIVTGKDKFENDLLIKWSYKELNYVWFHADKYSSGHIYLKLHPNQKTIDDVPQEVLDDCLQLCKSESIQGNKMPQCTILITPWHNLRKNRYMNPGEVSFKSLRQCRKMECGTRDNKILNRLAKTRVELFNNVESTLNEAKKTKNGDFFVNHIESNRSNLIEEEKLRKLAKKNQKKKKKQSGDEFIDDTPLET; translated from the coding sequence ATGGTGTACTTCTATGAATCAAAACCAACTGAGTACTCAACACCTTACCAAATTGTGACCGGTAAAGATAAGTTTGAAAACGACCTACTTATTAAATGGAGCTATAAAGAGTTAAATTACGTTTGGTTCCACGCTGACAAGTACTCAAGTGGccatatttatttaaagtTACACCCAAATCAAAAAACCATCGATGATGTACCGCAAGAAGTGCTAGATGACTGTTTGCAGCTATGTAAATCAGAATCTATTCAGGGAAACAAAATGCCACAATGTACCATCTTGATAACACCATGGCATAACTTGAGGAAAAACAGGTATATGAATCCCGGCGAAGTATCATTTAAATCTCTGAGACAGTGTAGGAAAATGGAATGTGGAACAAGAGATAACAAAATACTGAACAGACTGGCCAAGACAAGGGTAGaattatttaataatgTGGAATCTACACTTAACGAAGCAAAGAAGACCAAAAATGGTGATTTTTTCGTAAACCATATTGAGTCTAATAGGTCGAATCTTatcgaagaagaaaagctaAGGAAACTAGCgaaaaagaatcaaaagaagaagaaaaaacagtCTGGCGATGAGTTCATTGACGATACACCGCTGGAAACGTGA
- a CDS encoding uncharacterized protein (similar to YMR135W) gives MLALRKTMRHQNVSCNEPGHCFGRVKKARSTLIVINSNTMERLPLTRNGSGQQPNKLRDPEKGRTQTQAERKTRKIKQGKKERKRKRTGAGATAERGTILVFPFSYFYFLLSHGHVTAQQRRGPEPLRVYHRETSLLLSPRRRWSRPQRDARSEALYPAELEIV, from the coding sequence ATGTTAGCtttaagaaaaacaatGCGCCATCAAAATGTCTCCTGCAACGAACCGGGGCACTGCTTCGGCAGAGTCAAGAAAGCAAGATCGACACTGATAGTGATAAACAGCAACACAATGGAGCGATTACCACTCACTCGGAACGGATCCGGACAACAGCCAAATAAACTCCGGGATCCCGAAAAGGGCCGTACACAAACCCAAGCCGAGcgaaaaacaagaaaaataaaacaggGAAAAAAGGAGCGCAAGAGAAAACGCACAGGAGCAGGGGCAACAGCAGAAAGGGGAACCATTTTGGTTTTTCcgttttcttatttttattttttgttgaGTCATGGGCACGTCACCGCACAGCAGCGCCGCGGGCCTGAACCGCTGCGCGTCTATCATCGTGAAACATCGCTACTTCTGTCGCCGCGCCGACGCTGGTCCAGACCACAAAGAGATGCACGATCAGAAGCACTGTACCCTGCAGAGTTAGAGATAGTGTAA
- the RRB1 gene encoding ribosome biosynthesis protein RRB1 (Nuclear protein involved in early steps of ribosome biogenesis~similar to YMR131C): protein MSKRSIEIDEEQDRVVSAKTESHSVPVISTSEGQDAPTNDLEEQLSDDFDSDGEIIEIDGDDEINDEDDLRKKQEEAETLVQKDQSEGNKEKIQELYLPHMSRPLGPDEVLEADPTVYEMLHNVNMPWPCLTLDVIPDTLGSERRNYPQSILLTTATQSSRKKENELMVLALSNLTRTLLKDDNEGEDDEEEDDEDDVDPIIENENIPLRDTTNRLKVSPFAVSNQEVLTSTMSENGDVYIYDLAPQSKAFSTPGYQIPKSAKRPIHTVKNHGNVEGYGLDWSPLIKTGALLSGDCSGQIYFTQRHTSRWVTDKQPFTVSNNKSIEDIQWSRTESTVFATAGCDGYIRIWDTRSKKHKPAISVKASNTDVNVISWSDKIGYLLASGDDNGTWGVWDLRHFTPSNADAVQPVAQYDFHKGAITSIAFNPLDESIVAVGSEDNTVTLWDLSVEADDEEIKQQAAETKELQEIPPQLLFVHWQKEVKDVKWHKQIPGCLVSTGTDGLNVWKTISV, encoded by the coding sequence ATGTCAAAAAGGTCCATTGAGattgatgaagaacaagaCAGAGTAGTCTCTGCTAAAACGGAATCTCACTCTGTTCCTGTTATTTCCACATCTGAAGGGCAAGATGCTCCCACGAATGACTTAGAGGAACAATTGAGCGATGATTTTGATAGTGATGGtgaaattattgaaattgatgGCGACGATGAAATTAATGACGAAGACGACCTTAGGAAAAAGCAGGAAGAAGCTGAAACTTTAGTCCAAAAGGACCAATCCGAAGGCAATAAAGAGAAGATCCAAGAGCTGTACTTGCCCCACATGTCTCGTCCACTAGGACCAGATGAAGTTCTTGAGGCCGATCCTACTGTTTACGAAATGCTACATAATGTCAATATGCCATGGCCATGCTTGACGTTAGATGTTATTCCAGATACATTAGGTTCTGAACGTAGAAACTATCCACAGTCTATTTTGCTAACTACAGCTACTCAATCTTCCAGGAAAAAGGAGAATGAACTAATGGTCTTAGCACTTTCTAATTTAACGAGAACACTTTTGAAAGACGATAACGAGggtgaagatgatgaggaggaggacgatgaagatgatgtgGATCCAATTATtgagaatgaaaatatacCATTAAGAGATACGACTAATAGACTAAAGGTTTCTCCATTTGCCGTTTCTAATCAAGAGGTACTAACCTCTACAATGAGCGAAAATGGTGATGTTTATATATACGATCTAGCCCCACAGAGCAAAGCTTTTTCTACACCAGGTTATCAGATCCCAAAGTCCGCTAAACGGCCTATTCACACTGTTAAGAATCACGGAAATGTTGAAGGCTACGGTCTAGATTGGTCACCATTGATCAAGACTGGTGCGTTATTATCAGGTGATTGCTCAGGACAAATATATTTCACCCAGAGACACACTTCAAGGTGGGTGACCGACAAACAGCCATTCACTGTTTCAAACAATAAATCCATAGAAGATATCCAGTGGTCTCGCACAGAATCCACTGTTTTCGCAACAGCAGGGTGTGATGGGTATATAAGGATTTGGGACACaagatcaaaaaaacataaaccCGCTATCTCTGTTAAAGCCTCTAACACTGACGTAAATGTTATAAGTTGGAGTGACAAAATTGGTTATTTGCTAGCAAGCGGTGACGATAACGGTACCTGGGGGGTATGGGATTTGAGACACTTTACACCAAGTAATGCTGATGCTGTTCAACCGGTTGCTCAATATGACTTTCATAAGGGAGCCATCACTTCCATTGCATTCAACCCATTAGATGAGTCTATTGTTGCAGTAGGCTCAGAAGATAATACTGTAACTTTGTGGGATTTGTCTGTAGAAGCtgacgatgaagaaattaaacaaCAGGCCGCTGAAACAAAGGAGCTTCAAGAAATCCCACCGCAATTATTGTTTGTTCACTGGCAAAAGGAAGTTAAGGATGTCAAATGGCATAAGCAAATTCCAGGTTGTTTGGTAAGTACCGGTACCGACGGTTTGAACGTCTGGAAAACAATCAGTGTCTAA
- the DPI35 gene encoding Dpi35p (similar to YMR130W), which yields MTYPKRIPINAWSDVHRVARPLIITFDAYNTLYATKLPVMEQYCIVGRKYGIKANPSTLTNNFPHVFKKLKEDYPQYGKYSGIKPEEWWSILIRNVFAPNAIPDEMITEILTRFEGFDSYFVYPDLVKFLKDLKSRRPDIIIGIVSNTDPIFYKLLKNIGLYETFVGHIYLSYELNLAKPDRAIFHYAFDDIISKHPHLLEKYSKEEILQHCFHIGDELHNDLEGSETAGWTGILLDRNDKYGFLSNSISKPTRDEYKLSIDKIDNNSIDTWKASTKQTDTVQLSERKYVVSNLEVLEELFP from the coding sequence ATGACTTATCCGAAAAGAATACCTATAAATGCGTGGTCTGATGTTCATAGGGTGGCAAGGCCACTAATTATTACTTTTGATGCATATAATACATTATATGCTACAAAACTTCCTGTTATGGAACAATACTGTATTGTTGGACGTAAATACGGTATCAAGGCAAATCCTTCAACGTTAACAAATAATTTTCCACACGTTTTTAAGAAACTGAAGGAAGACTATCCTCAATACGGAAAATATTCTGGTATTAAGCCCGAAGAATGGTGGTCCATCTTGATTAGGAACGTCTTCGCACCGAACGCAATCCCCGATGAGATGATAACTGAAATATTGACGCGGTTTGAGGGCTTCGATTCTTATTTTGTTTACCCAGATTTGgttaaatttttgaaagatttgaagTCAAGACGTCCCGATATTATTATAGGGATAGTAAGCAATACTGatccaattttttacaaattGTTAAAGAATATCGGATTGTATGAGACATTTGTCGGCCACATTTATTTGTCATATGAGCTTAATCTCGCCAAGCCTGATAGAGCAATATTCCATTATGCGTTTGACGATATCATATCTAAACACCCTCATTTGCTAGAAAAGTACTCCAAGGAGGAAATTCTGCAGCATTGCTTTCACATTGGAGATGAGTTACACAACGATCTTGAAGGGTCAGAAACTGCCGGTTGGACCGGTATACTGTTGGAtagaaatgataaatacgggtttctttcaaattcGATTAGTAAACCAACCCGGGATGAATATAAGCTGtcaattgataaaatagATAATAATTCGATAGACACTTGGAAAGCCAGTACTAAACAAACCGACACTGTACAATTGAGTGAAAGAAAGTACGttgtttcaaatcttgAAGTCTTAGAGGAACTCTTTCCATGA
- the GID8 gene encoding glucose-induced degradation complex subunit GID8 (Subunit of GID Complex, binds strongly to central component Vid30p~similar to YMR135C), with translation MTISTLSNDTAKSSSCSGNSKNGGKDFTYGKKCFTKEEWKEQVAKYSAMGELYANKTIHYPLKIQPNSSGGAKDEGFATIQTTPIEPTLPRLLLNYFVSMAYEDSSIRMAKELGFIRNNKDIALFNDLYKIKERFHIKHLIKLGRINDAMEEINSIFGLEVLEETFNATGSYAGRSDRQQQQQQQFDIDGDLHFKLLLLNLIEMIRSHHQQEDASKDSNDFILNLIQYSQNKLAIKASSSVKKMQELELAMTLLLFPLSDSMHSGSIRLPKSLQNLYSISLRSKIADLINEKLLKFIHPRIQFEINNNNSKFPDLLNSDKKIITQNFTVYKNNLINGSNGTKINHISSDQPIHDKMASNEAAAAANSVWLNQGDGNVGTGSAARTFHNLENKNYWNQTSELLSSSNSKTKGLEFNNYYSSEFPYEPRLTQIMKLWCWCENQLHHNQIGVPRVEN, from the coding sequence ATGACTATATCAACTCTTAGTAACGATACTGCAAAAAGCAGTTCTTGCAGCGGCAACAGCAAGAATGGCGGGAAGGACTTTACCTATGGGAAGAAGTGCTTCACCAAGGAGGAATGGAAAGAGCAGGTGGCCAAGTATTCGGCCATGGGCGAGCTCTATGCAAATAAGACTATACATTATCCGCTGAAAATCCAACCCAACAGTAGTGGCGGTGCGAAGGACGAGGGTTTTGCCACCATACAGACGACACCGATAGAGCCCACACTGCCTCGGCTTCTGTTGAACTATTTTGTCTCTATGGCTTATGAGGACTCGAGCATTAGGATGGCCAAGGAGCTTGGATTTATACGGAACAATAAAGATATTGCacttttcaatgatttgtACAAGATCAAAGAGCGTTTTCACATCAAACATCTTATCAAGCTGGGGCGCATCAATGATGCAATGGAGGAGATAAACTCTATCTTTGGGCTGGAGGTGTTGGAAGAAACTTTCAATGCTACGGGAAGTTATGCGGGTAGATCGGACaggcagcagcagcagcagcagcagttCGACATAGATGGAGACTTACATTTTAAACTGCTGTTGCTGAACTTGATTGAGATGATAAGAAGCCACCATCAACAGGAGGACGCCTCCAAGGACTCGAACGATTTTATACTCAATCTAATTCAGTATTCTCAAAATAAACTTGCCATAAAGGCTTCGTCGAGTGTCAAAAAGATGCAGGAGTTAGAATTAGCAATGACTTTACTACTTTTCCCCTTATCAGATTCGATGCATAGCGGCAGCATCAGGCTACCCAAATCTTTACAAAACTTGTACTCGATATCTTTAAGATCTAAAATAGCCGATCTAATTAATGAGAAACTGTTAAAGTTTATTCATCCAAGGATTCAATTCGAGatcaacaataataattcCAAATTCCCTGACTTGCTAAATTCcgacaaaaaaatcattacTCAGAACTTCACGGTGTATAAAAACAATCTCATCAATGGTTCAAATGGTACAAAAATAAACCACATTTCTTCTGACCAACCTATTCACGATAAGATGGCAAGCAACGAGGCCGCGGCTGCTGCTAATTCAGTCTGGCTGAATCAAGGGGACGGGAATGTCGGCACAGGTTCAGCGGCGAGGACTTTCCATAActtagaaaataaaaactaCTGGAATCAAACTTCCGAATTGCTCTcctcttcaaattcaaagacaaaagGTTTAGAGTTCAATAATTACTATTCTTCTGAATTTCCCTATGAGCCGAGACTAACgcaaataatgaaattgtGGTGTTGGTGCGAAAATCAGCTTCATCACAACCAAATAGGTGTGCCTAGGGTAGAAAACTGA
- the GAT2 gene encoding Gat2p (Protein containing GATA family zinc finger motifs~similar to YMR136W) — protein MQAPNMFPFSQTQPQALPGFVYGPPQLVFDHSAPRVDPLHSNVTINPPLPLQHYSGPNAHMNTANNNYAYYYHHLNNSNNNNNNNNTINNNVNSALPAANIQISNRSHYRNTHQVPPAPQRVVSIIPDPHMPPNIPHFQLNNIHPQMHAPVAPDIHFQQVPVYNKTNNNVSSTGNNNNINNDKPVDSNQNEVLDNINERYCHELNRMVSFSKHSENSELNTAAATSDPNIQSTMDELAKLKSLSNSTHFKQNIATQNFHSLQNHITTIENRLNSLLTDRQQEQQQWRQQEPEKESSSPFCNKIKLPSLQELTDSISTQHLPTVYDNKRHASDTDLKNNTLHGSLYHRHTFLSTSSSSSPTAGSVPLQKLQVPRQDDPSDTNRNVSSSPFNSITYIPNTTLSPMVQTQLKNITTSNLNTKKKNNRGRPRAIQRQPTLTTSSHFINNPNSGTATVSTTTPATNGDEKNPSAKKVIEFCFHCGETETPEWRKGPYGTRTLCNACGLFYRKVTKKFGSKSSNLLLRYRRAIDLANDRRIPDFITIPNRFIHDMDNDQTLDSEYNTILQ, from the coding sequence ATGCAAGCCCCCAATATGTTCCCCTTCTCTCAAACACAGCCACAAGCGCTGCCAGGGTTCGTATATGGTCCTCCACAGCTTGTTTTTGATCATTCTGCTCCGAGAGTAGATCCTCTGCATTCTAATGTAACCATAAATCCTCCATTGCCCTTGCAGCATTATAGTGGCCCAAATGCCCATATGAATACTGCAAACAACAATTACGCATATTACTACCATCATCTTAACAATagtaacaataacaataacaataacaatacaATTAATAATAACGTTAATTCTGCTCTTCCTGCCGCTAATATTCAAATATCTAACCGCTCACATTATAGAAATACACACCAGGTTCCCCCTGCTCCCCAGCGGGTGGTCAGTATCATACCGGATCCTCACATGCCGCCCAATATTCCTCACTTTCAACTAAATAATATTCACCCTCAAATGCATGCTCCTGTTGCTCCTGATATTCATTTCCAACAAGTACCGGTATACAACAAaactaataataatgtcAGTAGTACTggtaacaacaacaacattAATAACGATAAACCCGTAGATTCGAATCAGAATGAAGTGCTGGACAATATTAATGAACGTTACTGTCATGAACTTAACAGGATggtttcattttctaaaCATTCTGAAAATAGCGAACTCAACACTGCTGCCGCCACTAGTGATCCAAACATTCAATCGACCATGGATGAATTAGCTAAACTGAAATCTTTGTCGAATTCTACCCATTTTAAGCAGAACATTGCtactcaaaattttcattctttACAAAATCATATCACAACCATCGAAAACCGTCTGAATTCCCTACTTACTGACAGACAACAAGAGCAGCAACAATGGAGGCAGCAAGAGCCTGAGAAGGAGAGCTCTTCACCGTTTTGCaacaaaataaagttaCCTTCCTTACAGGAACTGACAGACTCTATCTCTACCCAACATCTTCCAACAGTCTATGACAATAAAAGGCATGCTTCAGATACTGATTTAAAGAATAACACATTACATGGTTCATTGTACCACCGTCacacttttctttcaacctcttcttcctcttcccCCACGGCCGGTTCCGTGCCTCTTCAAAAGTTACAGGTTCCAAGACAAGATGACCCAAGTGATACGAACAGGAACGTTTCATCGTCTCCCTTTAATTCAATAACTTACATTCCAAACACTACGTTATCTCCGATGGTCCAAACACAGTTAAAGAACATAACCACTTCCAATCTcaatacaaaaaagaagaataacaGAGGCAGACCAAGAGCTATCCAGAGACAGCCCACGCTGACTACTTCTAGCCATTTTATCAACAATCCTAACTCTGGTACTGCTACGGTTTCAACGACAACCCCTGCCACTAATGGCGATGAAAAGAATCCTAGTGCTAAAAAAGTTATAGAATTTTGTTTCCACTGTGGGGAGACGGAGACCCCAGAATGGAGAAAGGGTCCATATGGCACAAGAACTTTATGTAATGCCTGTGGGTTATTTTATAGGAAAGTAACCAAGAAATTTGGCTCAAAAAGCAGCAATTTGTTATTAAGATATAGAAGAGCTATTGATTTGGCCAACGATCGTAGAATACCTGATTTTATCACTATTCCAAACAGGTTTATTCACGATATGGATAATGATCAAACCTTGGATTCTGAGTACAATACGATCTTGCAATAA
- the REC114 gene encoding Rec114p (Protein involved in early stages of meiotic recombination~similar to YMR133W): MYEYCSVVIKKYSKYTIPSFAPNGFCSMLEPPQIDKWQHLSTNCTLQFRVLLMDSGQVLIHVVLNNSTLLENIRLPLGDNQDLIQFSCKCPIISCKYISEEFGPRMLRRFQINLPNDIEFNRAIVSLKNLNFVLRTAKTSIAQNTITSQVLDINNGKKVNFAEGTNTSNYAHSNTQFQTQNMITDFSQRCQEKSEREPSNRSNITLPQDNFPIGQQSWPNTELNVVHSSQDLNTPSATQTVLSRPEPLNVQPSEVSQSLAKTTSCLPNIGNQKNQTETISDLLSRKDIAPCKPGLMEVVHLPKERVEKESRMHSTTGLVKTPTTTVWSLEKENTIRQNSNNKENADNKLSDSQKSRGINTPNRRTEIPLNGTLNGTKEEVSLGGEITISVKNANRNASRKISKRLIKEKLKDKEFMNWVNKVETVLNKMFEK, encoded by the exons atgtacgAATACTGCTCAGTTGTAATTAAGAAATATTCTAAGTATACAATTCCCTCTTTTGCTCCAAATGGGTTTTGTTCCATGCTTGAACCCCCTCAAATAGACAAGTGGCAACATCTTTCCACTAACTGCACTCTTCAATTTCGGGTTCTTTTAATGGACTCCGGACAAGTTCTTATTCATGTGGTTCTCAATAACTCAACTCTTCTCGAAAATATTCGGCTACCGCTAGGGGATAATCAAGATCTGATACAATTTTCATGTAAATGCCCTATAATCTCTTGTAAATATATCTCCGAAGAATTTGGGCCCAGAATGTTGAGGAGGTTTCAGATCAATTTACCCAATGACATTGAGTTCAACAGAGctattgtttctttgaagaatctCAATTTTGTCTTAAGAACAGCTAAGACATCAATAGCTCAGAATACAATAACAAGCCAGGTGTTAGACATTAATAATGGTAAAAAGGTTAATTTCGCTGAGGGTACAAATACTAGTAACTACGCACATTCCAACACACAATTTCAAACCCAAAACATGATTACGGATTTCAGCCAACGTTGCCAGGAGAAATCTGAAAGAGAGCCAAGTAATCGTTCAAATATAACTTTGCCACAGGATAACTTCCCAATAGGTCAACAAAGCTGGCCAAACACAGAGTTAAATGTAGTACACTCTTCACAAGACCTCAATACTCCATCGGCTACGCAAACTGTGCTGAGTCGCCCCGAACCGCTAAATGTGCAGCCATCGGaagtttctcaatctttagCAAAGACTACCAGCTGCCTTCCCAACATtggaaaccaaaaaaaccaaaCTGAGACTATTTCTGATTTactttcaagaaaagacaTCGCCCCGTGTAAACCTGGCTTAATGGAGGTTGTTCACTTGCCAAAGGAGAGGGTAGAAAAGGAGAGTCGAATGCACAGCACCACTGGTTTAGTTAAaacaccaacaacaaccGTATGGAGTctagagaaagaaaatacgATAAGGCAAAATTCCAATAATAAGGAAAATGCCGATAATAAGCTAAGCGACTCCCAAAAATCCAGAGGTATAAATACACCTAATAGGAGAACAGAAATACCGCTGAACGGCACACTTAACGGAACGAAGGAAGAGGTATCGCTAGGTGGAGAAATAACGATAAGCGTCAAAAATGCTAATCGGAATGcgtcaagaaaaatatctaAGCGGCTAATCAAGGAAAAGTTAAAGGACAAAGAATTCATGAACTGG GTCAATAAGGTTGAAACGGTTCTCAATAAAATGTTCGAAAAGTGA
- the ERG29 gene encoding Erg29p (similar to YMR134W), whose amino-acid sequence MSLKDKYLDLESNLIDKLQKLPYVHQFIHDRISGRITLFLIVVGTLAFFNELYITIEMSLLQKNTSEELERGRIDESLKLHRMLVSDEYHGKEYKDEKSGIVIEEFEDRDKFFAKPVFVSELNVKCNVVVDGKEILSTPLKFHVEFSPEDYENEKRPEFGTTLRVLRLRLYHYFKDCEIYRDIIKNGDGEGARKFTISNGVKIYNHKDELLPVNIDDVQLCFLKIDTGNTIKCEFVL is encoded by the coding sequence ATGTCGTTAAAGGATAAGTATCTAGATCTCGAATCAAATTTAATAGATAAACTACAAAAGTTGCCATATGTTCATCAATTTATCCACGATCGAATAAGTGGCAGAATCACTCTCTTTTTGATAGTGGTTGGAACGCTTGCATTTTTCAACGAACTGTATATCACCATTGAAATGAGCCTCCTACAAAAGAACACATCAGAAGAACTAGAGCGCGGAAGAATCGATGAAAGTTTGAAGCTTCATCGGATGCTAGTGAGTGATGAATATCACGGTAAAGAGTACAAAGATGAGAAAAGCGGGATCGTTATCGAAGAGTTCGAAGATCGcgataaattttttgcaaaaCCTGTGTTTGTGTCGGAGCTGAATGTTAAATGTAATGTGGTTGTAGATgggaaagaaattttgtCCACCCCGTTAAAATTCCATGTCGAGTTTTCTCCAGAAGattatgaaaatgaaaaaagacCTGAATTTGGCACCACCTTACGTGTATTGAGGCTGAGACTTTACCATTACTTCAAAGATTGCGAAATATATCGCGATATAATCAAGAACGGGGACGGTGAAGGGGCAAGAAAGTTCACGATTTCCAATGGTGTCAAAATTTACAATCATAAAGATGAACTACTGCCAGTGAATATTGACGATGTTCAATTATGTTTCTTAAAGATTGATACGGGGAACACGATAAAATGCGAATTTGTATTATGA